One genomic region from Streptomyces sp. NBC_01431 encodes:
- a CDS encoding AAA family ATPase, with protein MTISEPLAGTNPQRSSSDSGGDDWWLFRGDGERREVPFPAAPPWRRFDRQETVTGDRVPYPRPYLIGSDEVEVVNAALHLRRPLLVTGQPGTGKSSLAHAIAHELALGRVLQWPVNSRSTLQDALYHYDAVGRLREATLRRDADGTEPDIGHYIRLGPLGNALVPRERPRALLIDELDKGDVDLPNDLLTVFEEGEFAISELTRLPATDAPVHVRTDDPDETAPVTRGRVRCGEFPVVVITSNGEREFPPAFLRRCVRLDLPEPDERRLREIVAAHLGPDALDDTDDLLREFLERRAEGELATDQLLNAVFLRKGGVNLDAASLLQGVLHRLGGAV; from the coding sequence ATGACCATCTCAGAGCCCCTGGCTGGTACAAACCCTCAGCGTTCATCCTCCGACAGCGGAGGCGACGACTGGTGGCTGTTCCGCGGTGACGGCGAGCGCCGTGAGGTACCGTTCCCCGCTGCACCCCCGTGGCGCCGGTTCGACCGGCAGGAGACCGTCACCGGTGACAGGGTTCCGTACCCGCGGCCCTACCTCATCGGCTCCGACGAGGTGGAGGTGGTGAACGCGGCGCTCCACCTGCGCCGGCCCCTCCTGGTGACCGGGCAGCCCGGTACGGGCAAGTCCTCACTGGCTCACGCCATCGCTCACGAACTCGCGCTCGGCCGCGTCCTGCAGTGGCCAGTGAACAGCCGCTCAACTCTTCAGGACGCCCTATACCACTACGACGCCGTTGGTCGGCTGCGCGAGGCGACCCTGCGGCGCGACGCGGACGGCACGGAACCAGACATCGGCCATTACATTCGGCTCGGCCCTCTGGGCAACGCGCTTGTGCCCCGGGAGCGCCCCCGCGCGCTGCTCATCGACGAGCTTGACAAGGGTGACGTCGACCTGCCCAACGACCTGCTGACCGTCTTCGAGGAGGGTGAGTTCGCCATCTCCGAACTCACCCGGCTGCCCGCGACCGACGCACCGGTACACGTTCGGACCGACGACCCGGATGAGACCGCCCCGGTCACGCGCGGCCGCGTGCGCTGCGGTGAGTTCCCGGTCGTGGTCATTACCAGCAACGGCGAAAGGGAATTCCCGCCCGCCTTCCTGCGGCGCTGCGTCCGCCTCGATCTCCCCGAGCCTGACGAGCGGCGGCTTCGGGAGATCGTCGCCGCGCACCTCGGTCCCGACGCCCTCGACGACACCGACGACCTGCTTCGGGAGTTCCTCGAACGCCGCGCCGAGGGCGAACTGGCCACCGATCAGCTACTCAACGCCGTCTTCCTCCGCAAGGGTGGCGTGAACCTTGACGCGGCTTCCCTCCTCCAAGGCGTCCTGCACCGTCTCGGCGGAGCCGTGTGA
- a CDS encoding PD-(D/E)XK nuclease family protein — protein MTQTQSPLIHLVASIETNPMFAMSLGGKELFDSNLLAWFVQHHPEAADALLQTWTDTAARSPVTVVREWKNTDLVLRSDDCMLVIENKAFALPDESQLDRYATKLTNDMGDASALVLLSLTAPTWPTHTYTTPTGHMWTWRSYLDLAAVLRSAQPAVTRRDPYAGATLERWLGLLGDLGALVSTVGCPSPEEPLMLPKEQRSLLTTARLDAPVQKMRCQAVAALLRARGVAAEAKLTNGTGLVEWFTPGPGLRLGWQLQGEQFRLAAIVPQEHPGFGRNAAARLARQDAAHEYLRFFRFDALPTSEPVRPADGGWLRFDPSFVYRYVPMSGVTMDQIVTAGTELTRQAQLALAAA, from the coding sequence TTGACACAGACGCAGTCCCCGCTGATCCACCTGGTGGCCTCGATCGAGACCAACCCCATGTTCGCGATGTCGCTGGGCGGCAAGGAGCTGTTCGACAGCAACCTGCTGGCTTGGTTCGTTCAACACCATCCGGAAGCGGCCGACGCGCTGCTGCAGACATGGACTGATACTGCAGCGCGGAGCCCAGTCACGGTCGTGCGCGAATGGAAGAACACAGACCTCGTCCTGCGCTCCGACGATTGCATGCTGGTCATCGAGAACAAGGCATTCGCTCTGCCCGATGAGAGCCAGCTGGATCGCTACGCCACCAAGTTGACCAACGACATGGGCGACGCATCCGCTTTGGTTCTGCTGAGCCTGACCGCTCCGACTTGGCCGACACACACGTACACCACTCCCACCGGCCACATGTGGACGTGGCGCAGCTACCTCGATCTTGCAGCCGTGCTGAGGAGTGCACAGCCTGCCGTTACCCGCCGCGACCCCTACGCCGGAGCCACGTTGGAACGCTGGCTGGGTCTGCTCGGCGATCTAGGGGCACTCGTGTCCACTGTCGGCTGCCCCAGCCCGGAAGAACCGCTGATGCTTCCCAAGGAGCAGCGCTCGTTGCTGACTACGGCTCGGCTCGACGCTCCCGTTCAGAAGATGCGGTGTCAGGCAGTGGCCGCCCTGCTACGCGCGCGTGGCGTCGCGGCCGAAGCCAAACTGACGAACGGCACGGGACTCGTGGAGTGGTTCACGCCGGGCCCGGGGCTGCGGCTGGGATGGCAACTCCAGGGCGAACAGTTCAGGCTGGCCGCCATTGTGCCCCAAGAGCACCCGGGGTTTGGACGAAACGCCGCGGCCCGCCTAGCCCGTCAGGATGCAGCACACGAGTACCTCCGTTTCTTCCGCTTCGACGCTCTACCGACCTCGGAGCCCGTCCGGCCGGCTGACGGTGGGTGGCTGAGGTTCGACCCGAGCTTTGTCTATCGCTACGTGCCGATGTCCGGCGTGACCATGGATCAGATAGTGACGGCCGGTACTGAACTCACCCGCCAGGCCCAGCTCGCCTTGGCGGCTGCCTGA
- a CDS encoding VMAP-C domain-containing protein has product MDPRRLALIRSGDTGEGRLTVGSGYLIAPRLVLTARHVLEDRDTGTLWPVITVRVGHHLDGERTRVDAELLWAHPDGLDVALLCLDREIDPPGSVRWGCPAGTAPLPYEGLGYPWAAKGEIRAPEHLRGVLPVLSGGKDRYVLDQGPAPTARTDGGNAWGGASGAAIFCGGHLVGVVTEEDHAYGARRLIALPVSSFAGDVGFVSHIEEQTGRSPELSAIGASLPEARPAAERTPAERELEKLLAPLFSHPGVRVDHARALARELGYEAEGYEPTAADLVALLMTHPRALASLGEALASSAQGTTRAALTHLFSWARTLDCGSLLSVNEYDALIGLLRRVCEKQPALLPRTAAEALRYVVLPEILTRPQLGEDDVCGVVEGLEDLSDGVSGPEGAPPVPALLRLVEYVAAAAAYGLSDDLRAWSGTTARRLGIHAGALGERRADAAQWAKRGVSPVSRVVVELAHDPAASDDRYWVRILLVRNDGSYRVLKEAESEPKTPEEAASSLSEAVFTAAQEPGQGDHVPWVTVVVDRAGLDLAVDEWEPGALDDILPAWPIGADYRVSLSCPELSDRRPEREGDQERRWKNGRASVLVTSRTSGDARQLVNLLKTKHRDTARVVLHGPADERRSWLLTCLVLGVPVVLWDREAIDYEDAGRLEILAPTGDLEGLPERVRDFRSDSAACPAERQARPSLVWEPEGRLPRTESLQLSDPWRGSHAS; this is encoded by the coding sequence ATGGATCCGCGCAGACTAGCGCTGATCCGCAGCGGGGACACCGGCGAGGGGCGCCTCACCGTCGGCTCCGGCTATCTGATCGCCCCGCGGCTCGTGCTGACCGCCCGCCATGTGCTGGAGGACCGCGACACGGGAACGCTATGGCCAGTCATCACCGTACGGGTAGGCCACCACCTCGACGGCGAAAGGACGCGCGTGGACGCGGAGCTGCTCTGGGCCCACCCGGACGGACTGGACGTCGCGCTGCTGTGCCTTGACCGCGAGATCGATCCGCCCGGCTCCGTCCGCTGGGGCTGCCCCGCGGGCACCGCGCCGCTGCCGTACGAGGGCCTCGGCTATCCCTGGGCAGCCAAAGGGGAGATCCGGGCGCCGGAGCACCTGCGCGGTGTCCTGCCGGTCCTCTCCGGAGGCAAGGATCGCTACGTCCTCGACCAAGGACCGGCCCCCACCGCCCGCACCGATGGCGGGAACGCCTGGGGCGGGGCCTCGGGCGCGGCGATCTTCTGCGGCGGCCACCTCGTCGGCGTCGTGACCGAGGAGGACCACGCCTACGGAGCCCGCCGGCTGATCGCCCTGCCGGTGTCCTCCTTCGCTGGTGACGTCGGGTTCGTGTCCCACATCGAGGAGCAAACCGGTCGGTCTCCCGAGCTGAGTGCGATCGGCGCGTCCCTGCCCGAGGCCAGGCCCGCCGCCGAGCGCACGCCCGCTGAGCGCGAACTGGAGAAGCTGCTCGCACCGTTGTTCTCGCACCCCGGCGTCCGTGTCGATCACGCCCGGGCCCTGGCGCGCGAACTGGGCTACGAGGCCGAGGGCTACGAGCCCACCGCTGCCGACCTCGTGGCACTCCTCATGACGCATCCCCGGGCGCTCGCGTCTCTCGGCGAAGCCCTCGCGAGCAGCGCGCAAGGGACGACCCGCGCCGCTCTGACTCATCTGTTCTCGTGGGCCAGGACACTCGACTGCGGGTCGCTGCTCTCCGTGAACGAGTACGACGCCCTGATCGGCCTGCTGCGCCGGGTCTGCGAGAAGCAGCCAGCGCTGCTGCCCCGAACAGCCGCTGAGGCGCTGCGGTACGTCGTTCTTCCAGAGATCCTCACCCGTCCGCAGCTCGGCGAGGACGACGTTTGCGGCGTGGTCGAGGGCTTGGAGGATCTGTCCGACGGTGTGAGCGGCCCCGAGGGCGCCCCGCCGGTGCCAGCGTTGCTGCGGCTCGTCGAGTACGTGGCGGCGGCCGCAGCTTACGGTCTGAGCGACGACCTACGCGCGTGGTCGGGGACGACTGCCCGGCGGCTCGGTATCCACGCAGGGGCCCTGGGCGAGCGGCGTGCGGATGCCGCCCAGTGGGCGAAGCGCGGAGTGTCGCCGGTGTCGCGGGTTGTGGTGGAGCTGGCACACGACCCCGCCGCGTCGGATGACCGGTATTGGGTCCGGATTCTGCTTGTTCGCAACGATGGTTCGTACCGCGTGCTCAAGGAGGCAGAGTCGGAGCCCAAGACCCCGGAGGAGGCAGCGAGCAGCCTGAGCGAGGCGGTCTTCACTGCGGCCCAGGAGCCGGGGCAGGGTGACCATGTGCCGTGGGTGACCGTCGTGGTTGACCGGGCGGGGCTCGACTTGGCCGTCGACGAATGGGAGCCCGGAGCGCTCGACGACATCCTTCCGGCGTGGCCGATCGGAGCGGACTACCGCGTCTCCCTGAGCTGCCCGGAACTCAGTGACCGGAGGCCGGAACGCGAAGGCGATCAGGAACGCCGGTGGAAGAACGGACGCGCGTCGGTGCTCGTCACCAGCCGGACCTCCGGCGACGCCAGGCAGCTCGTGAATCTGCTGAAGACCAAGCATCGTGATACCGCGCGGGTGGTCCTCCACGGCCCCGCTGACGAGCGCCGGTCCTGGTTGCTGACATGTCTCGTCCTCGGCGTTCCGGTTGTGCTGTGGGACCGTGAGGCCATCGACTACGAAGACGCAGGAAGACTGGAGATCCTAGCTCCCACCGGCGACCTGGAGGGGCTTCCCGAGCGGGTCCGAGACTTCCGAAGCGACTCGGCGGCTTGCCCGGCTGAGCGGCAGGCACGGCCCTCCCTCGTGTGGGAACCGGAAGGCCGTCTCCCGCGGACTGAGTCGCTTCAACTGAGTGACCCTTGGAGAGGATCGCACGCGTCATGA
- a CDS encoding NaeI family type II restriction endonuclease, whose amino-acid sequence MTKVLAESGAELSHEELLDAMWLAGKLPRDSGPLARSAGAAAATSERHGEPHHDGPTVPAAETAEPAPKPTAAESTRKRSARPLLASAQPSLDGDVQAPAGLSPAVAVRAPDSSTLGVGQLRLGKSLRPLRQRFPERRQQELDVTRTVAAIADTGVPETVTRAVRTRWLSLALVVDDGVSMVLWQRLAADVRALMERAGAFRDVRVYGLDTRSGTPSLRTSPYRHRGRLLTPEALCDPTGNTLVLVVSDGVGEAWRDGGMRQATDRWGRCGPTAIIQALPSRLWASTGIGARRWQVTTHRRGGPTRAWHVTDPDLPPDLVRFDSVPIPVLAPTPAAVADWARLVASPGSTALLPLWDASHPDSNRTVADARDGDADEAVLRFREAASANAYRLAAHVAAVVPATPPVMRLVQTALGPPTDIGHLMEVFLGGLMHELDADGADRLPHHRRFDFTDDARQVLLSAVSPRELLRTAEAVTRRIEAAVGRAPVFPAWVGHPDGPAAIDDTGRSFGWLREQVLTRLGIPSADTGPERLRVPGGETEDSAGSRDAAAAWADEAYNDAPGETLPVGWVELLLEDPVRLGRFRLRARSAHGWPHLTMYLAEDEDGTIATVRAPVMLYTREPGTALDLVRTEAECLTRMQGTHVPALLGAAANTTEELPWVAASCVHCRADAPSSPPAPNLRTVLDEHGGTVPEELFLRIGLGLTQGVALAHSRGLVHGSLSPLAVLVTDRDVRLVGWATATVDGVDSAHRDVLPLSDTYLEADDGGRSLTPQSDVYAVGALLLALLSGRWSDPKADNSEHGPLTNSGISPALLRSLWRCLEYDPTRRPSAADLAEAFALGSGGPTADRASAGEFPVAVPGENTAGVSRPHGEPLAVVSEEPGRKLSRDPGIPADEVGMLVEGRYRLTRRRHVGTTSTTWRATDELQGRAVALKLFDAPRPGTGSGEEDFLAAAERLAALDIQGMVQVSGYGLHDGRPYFVTDAVDGEDLGQLLNFAPGALPLEKIREIGGQIAGMLAELHRNELLHLDLSPSAVMLRRDGRVLVTDPGLCVRRLPRIDLGRHIRPTPSPFRLLPPYRSYEEFIENVAVDHRSDLYSLGCLLHAMATGAAPAVAVLTRREAEVHRRSHPQPELPSGFPPELEALVRDLLAINPEDRPANAAEVLERLTSAGADDEELIAAYRAVRDVDLAGTRMGRVLRDAIDEVLNGEVTGRYDLKHLTRAEQAHLGSLVNIAIQREFVFADGHAMDFSIAGVDVDCRFSLTFGGWTLPHGTLGHICLLVWADDHLSRWSVGLLRVKEEWLNTGRNRDLRATLKSGHRDKILWLWRDAELSENILLHMASTDLEAVFGNRSGQGRLNELFRRAQGRRIGRNAVRTVVQQKDYMKRIRGNGGSRSALREEGIIIMGDYDAHRHIARQLGLPAPREGEFVSARVVPALPGIGKPLAEMDGRLWSLASPEDPVHHAPALPSHSAASSDHVDGPRRR is encoded by the coding sequence GTGACGAAGGTTTTGGCCGAGAGCGGGGCGGAACTCTCCCACGAGGAACTCCTCGACGCCATGTGGCTCGCCGGGAAGCTACCTCGGGACTCCGGGCCCCTGGCGCGCTCCGCCGGCGCGGCCGCTGCGACCTCGGAGCGGCACGGCGAGCCCCACCACGACGGGCCGACTGTGCCAGCAGCCGAGACCGCGGAGCCCGCACCAAAGCCGACCGCTGCGGAGTCTACGAGGAAGCGATCCGCGCGCCCGCTCCTGGCCTCGGCGCAGCCCAGTCTCGACGGCGACGTGCAGGCGCCCGCCGGCCTGTCACCGGCGGTCGCCGTGCGCGCCCCGGACAGCAGTACCCTCGGCGTCGGGCAGCTCCGGCTTGGCAAATCCCTCCGGCCGCTGCGGCAGCGCTTCCCTGAGCGGCGCCAGCAGGAACTCGACGTCACACGGACCGTCGCTGCCATCGCTGACACAGGCGTGCCCGAGACCGTCACCCGTGCGGTGCGCACCCGCTGGCTGTCCCTGGCCCTCGTAGTTGACGACGGCGTCTCCATGGTCCTCTGGCAGCGGCTCGCCGCCGACGTCCGGGCGCTGATGGAACGTGCCGGGGCTTTCCGAGACGTGCGTGTGTACGGACTCGACACGCGCAGCGGCACTCCGTCCCTGCGGACCAGCCCGTACCGTCACCGCGGTCGGCTCTTGACGCCGGAGGCTCTGTGCGACCCGACTGGCAACACCCTGGTCCTAGTCGTCAGCGACGGTGTGGGCGAAGCCTGGCGGGACGGCGGGATGCGCCAGGCGACGGACCGCTGGGGACGTTGCGGTCCCACCGCGATCATCCAGGCACTGCCGTCCCGGCTCTGGGCGAGCACCGGCATCGGCGCACGGCGCTGGCAGGTCACCACCCATCGCCGCGGCGGCCCCACCCGCGCCTGGCACGTCACCGACCCTGACCTGCCGCCGGACCTCGTCCGCTTCGACTCCGTACCCATCCCGGTCCTCGCGCCGACCCCTGCGGCCGTCGCCGACTGGGCGCGGCTCGTCGCCTCACCCGGCAGCACAGCGCTCCTGCCGCTGTGGGACGCCAGCCATCCCGATTCCAACCGGACCGTGGCTGACGCCCGGGACGGCGACGCCGACGAAGCGGTACTCCGCTTCAGGGAGGCCGCGTCCGCCAACGCGTATCGGCTCGCGGCCCACGTGGCGGCCGTCGTCCCCGCCACACCGCCCGTGATGCGCCTGGTGCAGACCGCCCTCGGGCCACCGACAGACATCGGCCACCTCATGGAGGTGTTCCTGGGGGGCTTGATGCACGAGCTCGACGCCGACGGGGCGGATCGTCTGCCGCACCACCGACGGTTCGACTTCACGGACGACGCCCGGCAGGTTCTCCTCAGCGCCGTCTCCCCGAGGGAACTGCTGCGCACCGCCGAGGCCGTGACGCGGCGCATTGAGGCCGCCGTCGGCCGCGCCCCGGTCTTCCCGGCATGGGTCGGGCACCCGGACGGCCCGGCCGCCATCGACGACACCGGGCGCTCCTTCGGCTGGCTTCGCGAGCAGGTGCTAACGCGGCTCGGCATCCCGTCCGCCGATACCGGGCCGGAGCGGCTCCGTGTCCCCGGGGGTGAGACCGAGGATTCCGCCGGGTCCCGGGACGCAGCAGCTGCCTGGGCTGACGAGGCGTACAACGACGCCCCGGGTGAGACCCTGCCAGTCGGCTGGGTGGAGCTCCTGCTGGAGGACCCGGTACGGCTCGGTCGGTTCCGGCTCCGTGCACGCAGTGCCCACGGTTGGCCCCACCTGACGATGTACCTGGCCGAGGACGAGGACGGCACCATCGCCACGGTCCGGGCGCCAGTCATGCTGTATACCCGCGAGCCGGGAACCGCGCTGGACCTCGTCCGGACGGAAGCCGAATGCCTGACGCGCATGCAGGGCACGCACGTCCCCGCACTCCTCGGCGCGGCGGCGAACACCACAGAGGAGCTGCCGTGGGTCGCGGCGAGCTGCGTCCACTGCCGCGCAGACGCCCCGTCCTCACCGCCCGCACCAAACTTGCGCACCGTCCTCGACGAACACGGGGGAACGGTCCCGGAGGAGCTTTTCTTGCGGATCGGGCTGGGCCTGACGCAAGGCGTTGCCCTCGCCCACTCCCGGGGGCTCGTGCACGGCTCGCTCTCGCCCCTGGCCGTTCTCGTGACCGACCGCGACGTCCGGCTGGTCGGCTGGGCGACGGCGACGGTCGACGGAGTCGACAGCGCTCACCGCGACGTGCTGCCCCTCAGCGACACCTACCTGGAGGCGGACGACGGCGGGCGGTCGCTCACGCCGCAGAGCGATGTGTACGCCGTCGGGGCGCTGCTGCTGGCCCTTCTCTCGGGACGGTGGAGCGACCCGAAGGCCGACAACTCGGAACATGGCCCCTTGACCAACTCCGGGATCAGCCCGGCGCTCCTGCGGTCTCTTTGGCGTTGTCTAGAATACGACCCCACCCGCAGACCCTCCGCCGCCGATCTGGCCGAGGCGTTCGCCCTTGGCTCCGGAGGTCCGACGGCCGACCGAGCGTCGGCAGGGGAGTTCCCCGTCGCGGTGCCGGGCGAGAACACCGCGGGGGTAAGCCGACCGCACGGGGAGCCCTTGGCCGTGGTTTCCGAGGAGCCCGGACGGAAGCTAAGCCGTGATCCGGGCATCCCCGCCGACGAGGTGGGAATGTTGGTCGAGGGACGCTACCGGCTGACCCGGCGGCGGCACGTCGGAACGACGTCAACCACTTGGCGGGCGACGGATGAGCTACAGGGCCGGGCGGTCGCTCTCAAGCTCTTCGACGCACCTAGGCCGGGCACGGGGTCCGGAGAAGAGGATTTCCTCGCCGCTGCGGAGCGGCTGGCCGCGCTCGACATTCAGGGAATGGTGCAGGTCAGCGGCTACGGGTTGCACGATGGTCGTCCGTACTTTGTGACGGATGCTGTTGACGGCGAGGACTTGGGGCAACTGCTGAACTTTGCACCTGGCGCTCTGCCCTTAGAAAAGATTAGAGAAATTGGCGGGCAGATCGCGGGGATGCTCGCCGAGCTCCATCGTAACGAGCTGCTTCACCTGGACCTCAGCCCCTCAGCCGTAATGTTGCGCCGTGACGGGCGGGTACTTGTGACCGATCCCGGTCTGTGTGTCCGCCGCCTGCCGCGCATCGACCTGGGTAGGCACATACGGCCCACCCCCAGTCCCTTCCGGCTCCTGCCTCCCTACCGGTCGTACGAGGAGTTCATCGAGAACGTCGCCGTCGACCACCGAAGCGACCTGTACTCACTGGGCTGTCTGCTACACGCCATGGCCACCGGCGCCGCGCCCGCTGTGGCCGTGCTCACCAGACGCGAAGCAGAGGTCCACCGGCGCTCGCATCCCCAACCGGAACTGCCCTCTGGCTTCCCTCCCGAGCTCGAAGCGCTAGTCAGGGACCTTCTAGCGATCAACCCCGAGGATCGGCCGGCCAACGCGGCCGAGGTGCTGGAAAGGCTCACGAGTGCGGGTGCAGACGATGAGGAGCTCATCGCGGCCTACCGTGCAGTGCGGGATGTGGACCTGGCCGGTACACGTATGGGGCGGGTCCTGCGGGATGCCATCGACGAGGTGCTGAACGGTGAGGTGACGGGTCGATACGACTTGAAGCACCTGACCAGGGCAGAGCAGGCGCACCTCGGAAGCCTGGTAAACATTGCGATCCAGCGTGAGTTTGTCTTCGCGGACGGTCATGCGATGGACTTCAGCATCGCCGGCGTCGATGTTGACTGCCGTTTCAGCCTCACATTCGGCGGCTGGACGCTCCCTCACGGGACGCTGGGTCACATCTGCCTTCTAGTCTGGGCTGACGACCATCTGAGCCGGTGGAGTGTCGGCCTGCTCCGCGTCAAAGAGGAGTGGCTCAACACTGGGCGCAACCGGGACCTGAGAGCCACGCTCAAATCCGGGCACCGCGACAAGATTCTCTGGCTCTGGCGGGACGCCGAGCTCTCGGAGAACATCCTGCTGCACATGGCCAGCACCGACCTCGAGGCAGTTTTCGGGAATAGGTCCGGTCAGGGGCGACTCAACGAACTGTTCCGGCGCGCCCAGGGGCGCCGAATCGGACGCAACGCGGTCCGCACCGTGGTTCAGCAGAAGGACTATATGAAGCGCATCCGCGGGAACGGCGGATCCCGCTCAGCACTTCGGGAGGAGGGAATCATCATCATGGGCGACTACGATGCACACCGACACATCGCCCGTCAGCTCGGCCTTCCCGCCCCCCGGGAAGGAGAGTTCGTCAGCGCGCGGGTCGTACCGGCTCTGCCTGGGATCGGCAAGCCTCTCGCGGAGATGGATGGCCGGCTGTGGTCTCTGGCCTCTCCGGAAGACCCTGTGCACCACGCGCCGGCGCTTCCTTCACATTCGGCAGCAAGCAGTGATCATGTGGACGGGCCCCGCCGGAGGTGA
- a CDS encoding FG-GAP repeat domain-containing protein, with amino-acid sequence MKLFTALSKPDGTYQTPLIESWSSPSGWWANDLKLESGDFNGDGRDDLAAWYSYADGSDRLFTFTADVRGGFNPPFDSYYMNAGNWDINKSKLVTGDFNGDGRDDIAALYGYPDGSVKMHTFAATPTGAFQASIQSWGDTATGWGDWNRTTIQAGDFNGDGIDDVVAWYDYADGHDGLHTMIASGSHTGEFAKPIPALNMPAGWWDVNRSKLVTGDFDGDGRDDLASLYGYPDGSVRMFTFTAKTDNSGTFNAGVGSWTTPTGWNLNEANVIRPYN; translated from the coding sequence GTGAAGCTGTTCACCGCGCTCAGCAAGCCCGACGGCACCTACCAGACCCCGCTCATCGAGTCGTGGTCGAGCCCGAGTGGCTGGTGGGCCAACGACCTCAAGCTGGAGTCGGGTGACTTCAACGGAGACGGGCGAGATGACCTGGCCGCCTGGTACTCCTATGCCGACGGCAGCGACCGGCTGTTCACCTTCACCGCCGACGTGCGTGGCGGCTTCAATCCGCCCTTCGACTCGTACTACATGAACGCTGGCAACTGGGACATCAACAAGAGCAAGCTGGTCACCGGTGACTTCAACGGTGACGGGCGTGACGACATCGCTGCCCTGTACGGGTATCCGGATGGCTCGGTGAAGATGCACACCTTCGCCGCCACGCCCACCGGCGCCTTCCAGGCCAGCATCCAGTCCTGGGGCGACACCGCCACCGGCTGGGGCGACTGGAACCGCACCACCATCCAGGCCGGCGACTTCAACGGCGACGGCATCGACGACGTGGTCGCCTGGTACGACTACGCCGACGGCCACGACGGCCTCCACACCATGATCGCCAGCGGCAGCCACACCGGCGAATTCGCCAAACCCATACCCGCGCTGAACATGCCCGCCGGATGGTGGGACGTGAACCGGAGCAAGCTCGTCACCGGAGACTTCGACGGCGACGGCCGCGACGACCTCGCCTCCCTCTACGGCTATCCCGACGGCAGCGTCCGCATGTTCACCTTCACAGCCAAGACCGACAACAGCGGCACCTTCAACGCCGGCGTCGGCAGCTGGACCACCCCCACCGGCTGGAACCTCAACGAAGCCAACGTCATCCGCCCCTACAACTAA
- a CDS encoding acyltransferase family protein gives MFALDGLRLMAALSVLAYHYTARVGSWPKKPEAVFPAVFPVTAYGWLGVHLFFLISGFVICMSCWGKPLRDFFVSRVVRLYPAYWFGVLATTVTLAVFPKGNRHLPWTDVLTNLTMLQEPLGVPSADGAYWSLFAELRFYLLFAVVAWWGLTYRRVLAFCCLWATASMLFAKAGPGPLRLLVMPEYSWYFIAGIAFYLMYHFRPNLMLTGIVLLCFGAGLPATLKMWRSTEAYVGRLVPAWPVVLILAASFALLALVATGRLSWVRWRWLTYAGAVTYPLYLMHQMIGWELFHTFSPGVPTYPLLALVTTGLVLLAWLVHRFVERPLSRRLKQGLAQV, from the coding sequence GTGTTCGCCTTGGACGGACTGCGGCTGATGGCGGCGTTGTCGGTGTTGGCGTACCACTACACGGCGCGGGTCGGCAGCTGGCCCAAGAAGCCCGAGGCGGTCTTCCCTGCGGTGTTCCCGGTCACGGCTTACGGCTGGCTCGGGGTGCATCTGTTCTTCCTGATCAGCGGCTTTGTGATCTGTATGAGCTGCTGGGGTAAGCCGCTGCGGGACTTCTTCGTCTCACGCGTGGTGCGCCTGTATCCGGCGTACTGGTTCGGGGTGCTTGCCACCACGGTGACTCTGGCGGTGTTCCCGAAGGGGAACCGACACCTGCCGTGGACCGATGTCCTCACCAACCTGACCATGCTGCAGGAGCCGCTCGGGGTGCCGTCGGCGGACGGGGCGTACTGGTCGCTCTTCGCCGAACTCCGCTTCTACCTGCTGTTCGCGGTGGTCGCCTGGTGGGGGCTGACCTACCGCAGGGTGCTGGCCTTCTGCTGCCTGTGGGCGACCGCCAGCATGCTGTTCGCCAAGGCCGGGCCGGGGCCGCTGCGGCTGTTGGTGATGCCCGAGTACAGCTGGTACTTCATCGCGGGCATCGCCTTCTACCTGATGTACCACTTCCGCCCGAACCTGATGCTCACTGGCATCGTGCTGCTCTGCTTCGGAGCGGGCCTGCCCGCCACCCTGAAGATGTGGCGCAGCACCGAGGCCTACGTCGGCCGCCTCGTACCCGCCTGGCCCGTCGTCCTCATCCTCGCGGCGTCCTTCGCGCTGCTCGCCCTCGTCGCGACGGGACGGTTGTCGTGGGTTCGGTGGCGCTGGCTGACCTATGCGGGCGCTGTCACCTACCCGCTCTACCTCATGCACCAGATGATCGGCTGGGAACTCTTCCATACCTTCTCGCCCGGCGTCCCGACCTACCCACTCCTCGCTCTGGTCACCACAGGCCTGGTTCTGCTGGCGTGGCTGGTGCACCGGTTCGTCGAGCGTCCCCTCAGCCGGAGGCTGAAGCAGGGGCTCGCGCAGGTCTGA